From the genome of Lawsonella clevelandensis, one region includes:
- a CDS encoding L,D-transpeptidase: MRRPARRSSALAALAAATALVVGLSGCQDTQQASSLPSIKASVGEAATNVNVISPILVQATSGTLGSVKLINDETGKTVKGAKDGNQWSSTEPLGYDQTYTIKSFATKDGKRFNFQRSFRTVKPDNLTMPWVYPLDGAVVGIAQPVAIKFDEPIGDRQAAQDCIHITTTPAVDGAFFWVSNTEVRWRGEHFWKPGTKINVQVKCYGHDLGKGLYGQKDVRSTFTIGDRVEGFADDQTHQLVIKKNGKVVKTIPISMGSNLHPTPNGIYYIGDKHKSMVMDSSTFGVPVNSPQGYKTKVNWATRMSYSGIFIHAAPWSVWAQGSSNTSHGCLNVSVANGEWVYNNLKAGDPVTVKNTKGPTLQGNEGLGDWNIPWSEWKAGNAKTD; the protein is encoded by the coding sequence ATGCGTCGTCCTGCTCGACGTAGCTCGGCTCTCGCAGCCCTCGCCGCAGCAACTGCTCTGGTAGTCGGCCTATCCGGCTGCCAAGACACGCAGCAAGCTAGTAGCCTGCCGTCTATTAAGGCATCTGTGGGAGAAGCCGCCACCAACGTCAACGTCATCTCCCCTATCCTCGTGCAAGCCACCAGTGGCACCCTTGGCTCCGTCAAACTCATCAACGACGAAACCGGAAAAACAGTGAAGGGCGCCAAAGACGGAAACCAGTGGTCCAGCACCGAACCACTGGGATACGACCAGACGTACACCATCAAGTCCTTCGCTACGAAGGACGGCAAGCGCTTCAACTTCCAGCGCAGCTTCCGCACGGTCAAGCCAGACAACCTCACCATGCCCTGGGTCTACCCCCTTGACGGAGCAGTCGTCGGCATCGCCCAGCCCGTCGCAATCAAATTCGACGAACCTATTGGTGACCGCCAAGCCGCCCAGGACTGCATCCACATCACGACCACCCCAGCCGTAGATGGCGCCTTCTTCTGGGTCAGCAACACCGAAGTGCGCTGGCGCGGTGAACACTTCTGGAAGCCCGGCACCAAGATCAATGTTCAGGTCAAGTGCTACGGTCATGACCTCGGCAAAGGTCTCTACGGCCAAAAAGATGTCCGCTCCACCTTCACCATCGGTGACCGCGTGGAAGGCTTCGCCGACGACCAGACCCACCAACTCGTCATCAAGAAGAACGGCAAAGTCGTCAAGACCATCCCGATCTCCATGGGATCCAACCTTCACCCCACCCCGAACGGTATCTACTACATCGGCGACAAGCACAAGTCTATGGTGATGGACTCCTCCACCTTCGGCGTGCCGGTCAATTCCCCGCAGGGCTACAAGACCAAAGTCAACTGGGCTACCCGCATGTCCTACAGTGGCATCTTCATCCACGCCGCCCCCTGGTCCGTATGGGCACAAGGCTCCAGTAACACCAGCCACGGCTGTCTCAACGTCTCCGTCGCCAACGGAGAATGGGTATACAACAACCTCAAAGCTGGCGACCCCGTAACTGTGAAAAACACCAAGGGCCCCACCTTGCAAGGAAACGAAGGCCTTGGCGACTGGAACATCCCCTGGTCCGAATGGAAAGCCGGTAACGCAAAAACCGACTGA
- a CDS encoding DUF5692 family protein: MSYHVDYPTLFFFERGEWWDYVMLLVVIAALAVAAYLAQRYKWVAIAVFIVIPILLTIFWWPHSTEGTNSAGWFPIVKQYSALLGSLSLVALQYFPKLRHKYWYLCIPPIILTINILEAVVRDFQCYSIYGIDPAQGMVTLGGPWNIMNGIAGILNFLMISGWVGIFVSKNKEKAIIWGDLTIWWIIAYDFWNFAYVYNCLADRAWYSGLALLLSCTIPVIFKFARGSWIQYRAYTLTFWSAVVLTFPAFMHTSMFAHRSSHNETALFLVSLVALLVNIAVAVYHVYRIAKFRRNPFTQEVYPDTPDNTAIIATNASDEDKELIAARAGRTPAELGYDLPWDEAASHAKTRNLQPPSLQGAPPSTPS, encoded by the coding sequence ATGAGCTACCACGTCGACTACCCCACCCTCTTCTTCTTTGAGCGCGGCGAATGGTGGGACTACGTCATGCTACTCGTGGTGATTGCCGCTCTCGCGGTAGCCGCCTACCTCGCACAACGCTACAAATGGGTAGCCATTGCCGTGTTCATCGTCATCCCGATTCTCCTCACCATCTTCTGGTGGCCACACTCCACCGAAGGAACCAACTCAGCCGGGTGGTTCCCCATCGTCAAGCAGTATTCAGCGCTCCTGGGAAGCCTCTCCCTAGTGGCGTTGCAGTACTTCCCCAAACTCCGACATAAATACTGGTATCTCTGCATTCCGCCAATTATCTTGACGATTAACATTCTGGAAGCTGTGGTCCGAGACTTCCAGTGCTACAGCATCTACGGAATCGACCCCGCCCAAGGAATGGTGACACTCGGCGGCCCCTGGAACATCATGAACGGCATTGCCGGAATTCTCAATTTCCTCATGATCTCCGGCTGGGTCGGAATATTCGTCTCCAAGAACAAAGAGAAGGCCATCATCTGGGGCGATCTGACGATCTGGTGGATTATTGCCTACGACTTCTGGAACTTCGCCTACGTCTACAACTGCCTGGCAGACCGCGCCTGGTACTCCGGACTCGCTCTACTGCTGTCCTGCACCATCCCAGTCATCTTCAAGTTCGCACGCGGCTCCTGGATCCAATACCGGGCCTACACACTCACTTTCTGGTCGGCCGTCGTCCTCACCTTCCCGGCCTTCATGCATACGTCGATGTTCGCGCATCGCTCCTCCCATAACGAGACCGCGCTATTCCTCGTCTCACTCGTGGCACTGCTCGTCAACATCGCGGTAGCTGTATACCACGTATACCGGATCGCGAAGTTCCGTCGTAACCCCTTCACCCAGGAGGTCTACCCCGACACCCCAGACAACACCGCCATCATCGCCACAAACGCAAGCGATGAAGACAAGGAGCTTATCGCTGCCCGTGCCGGACGCACACCCGCCGAATTAGGCTACGACCTGCCATGGGACGAAGCTGCCAGCCATGCCAAAACCCGCAACCTCCAACCCCCATCTTTACAAGGAGCACCTCCCAGCACACCCTCATAA
- a CDS encoding DUF5692 family protein, with the protein MDSLFFWEVGPLRVYIIWIVVFAAQILIAEINRRWNWTIFVLWTGIGIIMMPFAIKQGIPILGWFPFAKYALMVLTATLTGAILVYAKRHPESAHRNVIWIGVILWACLVLNIMEANVRDVLIYVNRDTYYACAANWHCLANINATHGADMLNGLPESRGISAAVGSDAWYQALAHNFAARHVGIDPETGFRTIGGSWNLITAVAGLLNCITVTGLGKIMITSNKKQKVRGIIWIDQVWPWIIAYDLWNHAYLYNSLADYTWYCTLALLLACTIPAFTWAKGQWIWFRCFTLMFWIAFYNWVPSLSAPPSKMSQYATMDPNANLVCAWAALIFNVGVFIYWLYKIIKYKRNPITNALFFELGEFRKTVNDHFDDKDKYFLTDMVPETPAELGFEPETPTPPVDGYVTHHFWWGKKDKRYPKLRTPLTADPVLVAKGVVPDPQWDVTLSLDAAETSAKNAATSVPIQEVGKQ; encoded by the coding sequence GTGGATTCACTCTTCTTCTGGGAAGTGGGCCCTCTCCGCGTCTACATCATCTGGATTGTGGTCTTCGCGGCGCAGATTCTCATTGCGGAGATTAATCGCCGTTGGAACTGGACCATTTTTGTTCTTTGGACCGGTATTGGCATCATCATGATGCCTTTCGCTATCAAACAAGGTATCCCCATTCTGGGATGGTTCCCCTTTGCTAAGTACGCGCTCATGGTGCTTACGGCTACTCTTACGGGAGCGATCCTTGTATACGCCAAACGTCATCCGGAGTCAGCGCACCGCAACGTGATCTGGATTGGCGTCATTCTGTGGGCGTGCCTCGTGCTCAACATTATGGAGGCTAACGTCCGCGACGTTCTTATCTACGTCAATAGGGATACGTACTATGCATGTGCGGCAAACTGGCACTGTCTCGCCAATATCAACGCCACCCACGGTGCCGATATGTTGAACGGGCTGCCCGAGTCGCGAGGTATTAGCGCTGCAGTGGGCTCAGACGCCTGGTATCAGGCGTTGGCACACAACTTTGCAGCGCGGCATGTGGGTATTGACCCAGAGACTGGCTTCCGGACCATCGGCGGTTCGTGGAACCTCATTACAGCGGTTGCTGGGCTGTTGAACTGCATTACCGTGACAGGTCTGGGCAAGATCATGATCACGAGCAACAAAAAGCAGAAAGTACGTGGCATTATTTGGATTGACCAAGTGTGGCCGTGGATTATCGCCTACGACTTGTGGAACCATGCCTACCTCTATAACTCGCTGGCAGACTACACCTGGTATTGCACGCTAGCACTGCTGCTTGCCTGCACCATTCCCGCGTTCACTTGGGCCAAGGGGCAGTGGATTTGGTTCCGCTGCTTCACCCTCATGTTCTGGATCGCCTTCTACAATTGGGTACCCAGCTTGTCAGCACCGCCAAGCAAGATGTCCCAATATGCCACCATGGATCCCAACGCGAACCTTGTGTGTGCGTGGGCGGCGCTTATCTTCAACGTGGGCGTGTTCATCTACTGGCTGTACAAGATCATTAAGTACAAGCGGAATCCGATTACCAACGCGCTCTTCTTCGAGTTGGGTGAGTTCCGGAAGACCGTCAATGACCACTTTGATGACAAAGACAAGTACTTCCTGACGGATATGGTTCCGGAAACACCTGCCGAACTTGGGTTTGAGCCAGAGACCCCGACACCACCGGTCGATGGGTACGTGACTCACCACTTCTGGTGGGGGAAGAAGGACAAACGGTACCCGAAACTGCGCACGCCGCTAACTGCCGATCCTGTGTTGGTGGCGAAGGGCGTGGTACCTGATCCGCAGTGGGATGTGACGTTATCGCTAGATGCTGCGGAGACGTCCGCGAAAAATGCGGCAACGTCGGTACCTATACAGGAAGTAGGTAAGCAGTAG
- a CDS encoding CsbD family protein — MSLEDKIKNTAEDVAGKAKEGVGDVAGDEQLKAEGKVDQASASAKDALADAKDAASKEAGKVADKAKGFINGLKK; from the coding sequence ATGTCCCTCGAAGACAAGATCAAGAACACCGCTGAAGACGTTGCCGGCAAGGCCAAGGAAGGCGTTGGAGACGTCGCCGGAGACGAGCAGCTGAAGGCCGAGGGTAAGGTTGATCAGGCTAGCGCTTCCGCCAAGGACGCTCTGGCTGATGCCAAGGACGCCGCCTCCAAGGAGGCTGGCAAAGTTGCCGACAAGGCCAAGGGCTTCATCAACGGTCTCAAGAAGTAA